A stretch of the Chitiniphilus purpureus genome encodes the following:
- a CDS encoding sensor histidine kinase produces MHSIRTRLNLLLIVIVTLLLASSGAYSYSVGRRLLSQELFSQEQALRQRLSSVLPSIVWQLDEVQLDRMLRAEMQWQDLTYLGLATEAVPRLAWRREEGRIVQRMVPPPAGAQPLPIFFEGRRVGTLYYQVSAERMQVRLNNLVTRKVVEIVLLDLILVLVLMRAFSTVILRPLAALRAALDRAAEQGQLAPGQLQHIRARRDELAGIARSVETIIQRLSDELEDRKRSESMLRGAKQQVDSAYRELQVAQASLVQSEKMASLGALVAGVAHEVNTPVGVILTGASVLKEESEAFGQRVQAGAVKKSELLAYSGTAVESARLILANAERAAQLIQSFKRVAVDQTSEARRGFELQQYLQEILTSLTPTLRRSPVRIVLDCPERIEMDGYPGALSQILTNLLTNALSHAFADDAPGTVRIVALPDGGNVALAVEDDGQGIAPEHLPRIFDPFFTTKRGRGGSGLGLHLVYNLVTQTLGGQIAVHSEPGQGTRFSITLPRIAPQRQNV; encoded by the coding sequence ATGCACAGCATCCGCACCCGCCTGAACCTGCTGCTGATCGTGATCGTCACGCTGCTGCTCGCATCGTCAGGCGCGTACAGCTACAGCGTGGGCAGACGCCTGTTGTCGCAGGAGCTGTTCTCGCAGGAGCAGGCACTGCGGCAGCGGCTGTCTTCGGTATTGCCCAGCATCGTCTGGCAGCTTGACGAGGTCCAGTTGGACCGGATGCTGCGTGCCGAGATGCAGTGGCAGGATCTCACCTACCTGGGGCTGGCCACCGAGGCCGTGCCGCGCCTGGCATGGCGGCGCGAGGAAGGCCGCATCGTACAGCGCATGGTGCCGCCACCCGCCGGGGCGCAGCCGCTGCCCATCTTTTTCGAAGGCAGGCGCGTCGGCACCCTGTACTACCAGGTGTCCGCCGAGCGGATGCAGGTGCGGCTTAACAACCTGGTGACCCGCAAGGTGGTCGAGATCGTGCTGCTGGACCTGATCCTGGTGCTGGTGCTGATGCGCGCGTTCTCCACGGTGATCCTGCGTCCGTTGGCCGCGCTGCGTGCCGCGCTGGACCGCGCCGCCGAGCAGGGCCAGCTCGCCCCCGGCCAGCTGCAGCATATCCGCGCCCGCCGCGACGAGCTGGCCGGCATCGCCCGCAGTGTCGAAACCATCATCCAGCGGCTGAGCGACGAGCTGGAGGACCGCAAGCGCAGCGAGAGCATGCTGCGCGGGGCCAAGCAGCAGGTGGATTCGGCCTACCGCGAGCTGCAGGTGGCACAGGCCAGTCTGGTGCAATCGGAGAAGATGGCCTCGCTCGGCGCGCTGGTGGCTGGCGTGGCACACGAGGTGAACACACCGGTCGGCGTGATCCTGACCGGCGCCTCGGTGCTCAAGGAGGAAAGCGAGGCATTCGGCCAGCGCGTGCAGGCCGGCGCGGTGAAAAAAAGCGAGCTGCTCGCCTACAGCGGCACCGCCGTCGAATCGGCACGGCTGATCCTTGCCAACGCCGAGCGGGCGGCCCAGTTGATCCAGAGCTTCAAGCGCGTGGCGGTGGACCAGACCTCGGAAGCCCGGCGCGGCTTCGAGCTGCAACAGTATCTGCAGGAGATCCTCACCAGCCTCACGCCCACGCTGCGGCGCAGCCCCGTGCGCATCGTGCTCGATTGCCCGGAGCGCATCGAGATGGACGGTTACCCGGGCGCGCTGTCACAGATCCTGACCAATCTGTTGACCAACGCGCTCAGCCACGCCTTTGCCGATGATGCACCCGGCACGGTGCGCATCGTCGCCCTGCCGGATGGCGGGAACGTGGCCCTGGCAGTGGAAGACGACGGCCAGGGCATCGCGCCCGAGCATCTGCCGCGCATCTTCGACCCCTTCTTCACCACCAAGCGTGGCCGGGGCGGCAGCGGCCTGGGCCTGCACCTGGTCTACAACCTGGTCACCCAGACGCTGGGCGGGCAGATCGCCGTGCACAGCGAACCGGGCCAGGGCACCCGCTTTTCGATCACGCTGCCGCGCATTGCCCCGCAGCGCCAGAACGTCTGA
- a CDS encoding energy-coupling factor ABC transporter permease, which translates to MNLISAHFSTPWLVTGWLLAGWCLWRAARQVPWLRLAQAELTSWFGATVIILLLWQLKAQVQPGLAFHLLGATALTLVAGPDRARLGMAAVLVGDALQEPGHWGSLGLSWLLSAGLPTLLTSQLLLLARRHLPANYFVYLFCNGFAAAALSMWSMGLAGCVLLALAGAYPPDLLFEEHYPYYFLMGWPEAFTTGLHLTLLVVYRPQWVATFDDAFYLRRR; encoded by the coding sequence GTGAATCTCATCAGTGCCCATTTCAGCACCCCGTGGCTGGTCACCGGCTGGCTGCTGGCCGGCTGGTGCCTGTGGCGTGCAGCCAGGCAGGTGCCCTGGTTGCGACTTGCCCAGGCCGAGCTGACCAGTTGGTTCGGCGCCACTGTGATCATCCTGCTGCTGTGGCAACTCAAGGCCCAGGTGCAGCCCGGGCTGGCGTTCCATCTGCTGGGCGCCACGGCGCTGACACTGGTCGCCGGACCGGACCGCGCCCGGCTCGGCATGGCGGCGGTGCTGGTGGGCGACGCGCTGCAGGAGCCCGGCCATTGGGGCAGTCTCGGGCTCTCGTGGCTGCTCAGCGCGGGTCTGCCCACACTGCTGACCAGCCAGCTGCTGCTGCTGGCGCGGCGGCATCTGCCGGCCAACTACTTTGTCTACCTCTTCTGCAACGGCTTCGCCGCCGCGGCGCTGTCGATGTGGAGCATGGGCCTCGCCGGCTGCGTGCTGCTGGCATTGGCCGGCGCCTATCCGCCTGATCTGCTGTTCGAAGAACACTACCCCTACTACTTCCTGATGGGGTGGCCCGAAGCCTTCACCACCGGCCTGCACCTGACCTTGCTGGTGGTCTACCGCCCGCAATGGGTGGCCACCTTCGACGACGCCTTCTACCTGCGCCGCAGGTGA
- a CDS encoding alpha/beta hydrolase: MNAPRKAPTFEPFEIAGPAGMLECLYLPAATDTPRGIVLVAHPNPTEGGTFTNKVVHTLAKTLSRLGYAAYCPNLRGVGRSAGTHSRGEHEPDDMAAVLAHARAAHPAITRVVLAGFSFGTLVQSRLRQRLTDAEVEGMILIGPAVSRYDFPAVPPDTLVIHGEEDEVIALAAVLDWARPQQLPILVVPGVGHFFHGRLGQLGQLVEAQWKLRG, from the coding sequence ATGAACGCGCCACGCAAAGCCCCTACCTTCGAGCCATTCGAGATCGCCGGACCGGCCGGCATGCTCGAATGCCTGTACCTGCCCGCCGCCACCGACACCCCGCGGGGCATCGTGCTGGTCGCCCACCCCAACCCCACCGAGGGCGGCACCTTCACCAACAAGGTGGTGCATACACTTGCCAAGACACTGAGCCGGCTTGGCTATGCGGCCTACTGCCCGAACCTGCGCGGCGTGGGTCGTTCCGCCGGCACCCACAGCCGCGGTGAGCACGAGCCGGACGACATGGCCGCGGTGCTCGCCCATGCCCGCGCCGCGCACCCGGCGATCACCCGTGTGGTATTGGCAGGGTTCTCGTTCGGCACGCTGGTGCAAAGCCGGCTGCGCCAGCGGCTGACCGACGCCGAAGTCGAAGGCATGATCCTCATCGGTCCGGCGGTAAGCCGCTACGATTTCCCGGCGGTGCCGCCGGACACTCTCGTCATCCATGGCGAAGAGGACGAAGTCATCGCCCTGGCGGCGGTGCTCGACTGGGCCCGCCCGCAGCAGTTGCCCATCCTGGTGGTGCCGGGCGTCGGCCACTTCTTCCATGGCCGGCTCGGGCAATTGGGCCAATTGGTCGAAGCGCAATGGAAACTGCGCGGATAG
- a CDS encoding DUF4349 domain-containing protein: protein MVARKWLAVCVLLALVGCGQKAEQQSAAVAAAAAAPQQNEAPAGGDTASGTPRRHIAVRHALTLDVPAGQLAAAWQTAQSGCKAPACELLSAQLTRGDDDSPLGAQLSVRLSPAAFDRYLAALSGQSRVIAQSTQREDLTDQVIDVDAQIKNQTQLRDNLRRMLEARAADLEALLAVHQALAETQARLDAINGQRLALAHQTGTVALDIEWRSRRALAGHDLFSPLSQAWYDIGRDVIRSVATLLTFIAVALPWALLLWLPVRFLLRRRRRRRSDTPESP from the coding sequence ATGGTCGCGCGCAAATGGCTCGCCGTCTGCGTGCTGCTGGCACTGGTCGGCTGCGGACAGAAGGCGGAACAGCAATCGGCGGCGGTGGCCGCCGCTGCGGCCGCCCCGCAACAGAACGAGGCTCCGGCAGGGGGCGACACCGCTTCCGGCACGCCGCGGCGCCATATCGCGGTGCGCCATGCACTCACACTCGACGTTCCGGCTGGACAACTCGCCGCAGCGTGGCAGACGGCCCAATCCGGCTGCAAGGCGCCGGCCTGCGAGCTCCTGTCAGCCCAGCTCACGCGTGGCGACGATGACAGCCCGCTTGGCGCACAGTTGTCGGTACGCCTCTCCCCGGCGGCGTTCGATCGCTATCTGGCAGCGCTCTCCGGGCAAAGCCGGGTGATCGCGCAGTCCACCCAGCGCGAAGACCTCACCGACCAGGTGATCGATGTCGATGCGCAGATCAAGAACCAGACGCAGCTGCGCGACAACCTGCGGCGGATGCTGGAAGCGCGCGCGGCCGATCTGGAAGCGCTGCTGGCGGTGCACCAGGCACTGGCCGAGACCCAGGCGCGCCTGGATGCGATCAACGGTCAGCGGCTGGCACTGGCCCACCAGACTGGCACGGTGGCGCTGGACATCGAATGGCGCAGCCGGCGGGCCCTGGCCGGGCACGATCTGTTCTCACCGCTGAGCCAGGCGTGGTACGACATCGGGCGCGACGTGATCAGGAGTGTCGCCACCCTGCTGACCTTCATTGCCGTTGCACTGCCCTGGGCGCTGTTGTTGTGGCTGCCCGTACGCTTCCTGCTGCGCCGTCGCAGGCGGCGCAGGTCCGATACCCCGGAATCGCCATGA
- a CDS encoding (2Fe-2S) ferredoxin domain-containing protein, producing MGYYRHHVFFCLNERPQGERQSCNRCGASELQAYAKDRIKALGLSGPGAVRINKAGCLDRCEEGPVMVVYPEETWYTYVDREDIDEIIDEHLCHGRVVDRLRI from the coding sequence ATGGGTTACTACCGGCATCATGTGTTCTTCTGCCTGAACGAGCGGCCCCAAGGCGAACGCCAGAGCTGCAACCGCTGCGGTGCGAGCGAGCTGCAGGCCTACGCCAAGGACCGGATCAAGGCGCTTGGCCTATCCGGCCCTGGCGCCGTGCGCATCAACAAGGCCGGTTGTCTGGACCGCTGCGAGGAAGGCCCGGTGATGGTGGTCTACCCCGAAGAGACCTGGTACACCTACGTCGATCGCGAGGACATCGACGAGATCATCGATGAGCATCTGTGCCACGGGCGCGTGGTGGACCGGCTGCGGATCTGA
- a CDS encoding DUF2863 family protein has translation MYLPDPRRYPRVNPQNPVIRALMAYLTAPDAATAADKRCALVEQLTSLLAAADHYALNGALTQAPSQEAYKALWQVLREVVEQPPPSGAEWNVLFTIPVILVAGARSPLQLPGRLPEPAAVLALLRQHGVVDADADLLLSPALVHPGDMAAINPALLAQWRDLPYAEAAAALGKAVREAPVQLKNEGVFLRYLVGLARQRRDGAAPLRLGGQVGAWGMPLAQLIGDALQQEGLTLFAIPRAPQPWLAAQDSARATQLETQLQVAVSNAVRSIRSKRRTPAVVLAAHEGGELRITFSSQEDGERWEGFVWPLAPLDSVEQIHGFAEALLRECQVDDVRVIDTVQPDKDGELPFFVTAHIPAKHVEQGS, from the coding sequence CGGACAAGCGCTGCGCCCTGGTCGAACAGCTGACCTCGTTGCTCGCCGCCGCCGACCATTATGCGCTCAACGGCGCCCTGACCCAGGCGCCATCGCAGGAAGCATACAAGGCGCTGTGGCAGGTGCTGCGTGAAGTTGTGGAGCAACCGCCGCCCAGCGGCGCCGAATGGAATGTCCTGTTTACCATCCCGGTCATCCTGGTCGCCGGTGCACGCTCGCCGTTGCAATTGCCGGGGCGGCTGCCTGAGCCTGCGGCCGTGCTTGCGCTCCTGCGTCAGCACGGCGTGGTCGATGCGGATGCGGACCTGCTGCTGAGTCCGGCACTGGTGCACCCGGGTGACATGGCGGCGATCAACCCGGCGCTGCTCGCGCAATGGCGGGACCTGCCGTACGCCGAGGCGGCGGCGGCATTGGGCAAGGCGGTACGCGAAGCACCGGTGCAGTTGAAAAATGAAGGCGTGTTCCTGCGCTATCTGGTGGGGCTGGCGCGCCAGCGGCGCGATGGCGCGGCGCCGTTGCGGCTGGGCGGACAGGTCGGGGCATGGGGCATGCCGCTCGCCCAGTTGATCGGCGACGCGCTGCAGCAGGAAGGCTTGACGCTGTTTGCGATTCCGCGCGCGCCGCAACCCTGGCTCGCGGCGCAGGACAGCGCCCGTGCCACGCAACTGGAGACACAGCTGCAGGTGGCCGTCAGCAACGCGGTGCGCAGCATCCGCAGCAAGCGCCGCACGCCGGCGGTGGTACTGGCGGCACACGAAGGCGGTGAGCTGCGCATCACCTTTTCGAGCCAGGAGGACGGCGAGCGCTGGGAAGGCTTTGTCTGGCCGCTGGCGCCGCTGGACAGCGTTGAGCAGATCCATGGGTTTGCCGAGGCGTTGCTGCGCGAATGCCAGGTGGACGATGTGCGGGTGATCGACACCGTGCAGCCGGACAAGGACGGCGAACTGCCATTCTTCGTGACGGCGCATATTCCCGCCAAGCATGTTGAACAAGGATCGTGA